The Scylla paramamosain isolate STU-SP2022 unplaced genomic scaffold, ASM3559412v1 Contig2, whole genome shotgun sequence nucleotide sequence GTGCTAGTGGCGCCGTGATGCACTGTGGCCAGGAGACGCCCTTCTTTAACGGAGAGACGTGTCAGACTGAGGAGAAGTTCTGCTGCCACTGCAACCCTTACTGCTACACGGGCGACGAAAACAAGAAAGTCCTGGATCCCACGGACTGTACTAAATATTACCTCTGCTTGGAAGCTAATAAGGTACCTGAGTACTCTGGCAGCTGCTCCAGTGGAAACTTCGATCCCTTTTTACATGAGTGTTCCCTCACTGCCCCCTGCTTTACCTTCTGCACCAATGTTGTCAAACCAGACGGCTGCATCGACACGTTCACATGCCAAGAGGTGGGCTACTTCCCAAGGTGCGTGGACAAGTGCACCCAAGAGTACTACCACTGCAGTGCTGGAGACATCGGCTCAGTCGTGGCAGCAGACACTTGCCCTGGAGAAACTGTGTTTGATCCCAACGAGAGTTCTTGTGTTAAGCTTTCACAGTGTTCCATTAAATAGTTCACTTGATactgaggcacacacacacacacacacacacacacacacacacacacacacacacacacacacacacacacacaccatggttTAAGAAGGCATGATTAGGGTGTGCAAACatgtatacaaaaaataataaaatgaataagcaaagagaagagaacagcaACAGAAGATGGAATCAAGTTTCTCCAATATGTTTGACTGTTCGTGATGCTTtcatggtggaggtgatgggccCTAAATAAACTCTATAaacttgctgttgttgttgttgttgttgttgttgttgttgttgttgttgcagtgtaCATCTTAGAGAAAGGTTCCGCCCTCTGCCTTGGGTGTACTTTTCATAATTATACAACTATATGCATCAACATCCAGTGAAGTCTGTCCGTCTGTGCATATACCAGCTGGCACGGAGGTACTTCCCCCAGGggcggcccagacaaggcaacacacacacacaaaaaaataaataaataaataaataaataaaataaaataaaataaaaaaataaataaataaataaaaataaataaataaataaataaagcaattaaaagaataatgaaacgtagagagagagagagagagagagagagagagagagagagagagagagagagagagagagagagagagagatacgcagTTATTAAATCTCCATTTTACTCCCCacccctcttccatctcccctctcctcctcctcctcctcctcctcctgcattgcCTCCTGCAGATTAATAAAATATTTGCCAACGAATGATgaacaaatgaagaagaggaggaggaggaggaggaaaaagaaaggaaggaataaaaaaaggaaaacaataagtcaagttttgtttatttatttatttattcgtgtgtgtgtgtgtgtgtgtgtgtgtgtgtgtgtgtgtgtgtgcatgattgGGGGGcgggctgtctgtctgtctattcactCTATTTCAAACCCAATAttgttccttacgaggcgaggttgaagctgttaaatttacattctttagagagacgtaggttaagaggggacctgatagaagtctttaagtggtgtaagggttataacaagggagatgtaagcaaaattcttaggatcagcaaccagggtagaacaagaaataacgggttcaagctggaaaaatttaggtttaagaaagagataggaagaaattgtttctcaaataaaatggtagatgagtggaacggactcagtaatcatgttgttagtgttaagacattagggagctttaagagaagattacacaagtttatggatggggataacagatggaaataggtaggtgtgtttcatacagggactgccacgtgtaagcctggtcgcttcttgcagcttcccttatttcttatgttcttatgtagtcacacacacacacacacacacacacacacacacacacacacacacacacacacacacacacacaaacaaacaaacaaacaaacacataagcAGGCATAGGCTGAGAACTGCACAGGTGTTTTCATGGCTCCGGCCTACCTGTGTCTCTATAAAGGTGAGACACGGACACAGTCAAGGCAGCAGCCACAGCAGCCCGCCACGTACTGCACACcttcacgcacgcacgcacgcacgcaatgTTGTGGATAActtctttgcttctcttcctttctcttcaggtgagttgttgttgttgttgttgttgttgttgttgttgttgttgttgttgttgttgttattattattattagtagtagtagtagtagtag carries:
- the LOC135096082 gene encoding uncharacterized protein LOC135096082 → MLWITSLLLLLPLQVICGTLLGDLQDVRAASAKPAAPKKCEVDCAGITDGVNVENPKDCHQYYICIGGSALGPLDCPDGEYFDASTGDCVTNGPEECTPTCGGAGGTCTYECGTNAVYKADRYDCSTYYDCASGAVMHCGQETPFFNGETCQTEEKFCCHCNPYCYTGDENKKVLDPTDCTKYYLCLEANKVPEYSGSCSSGNFDPFLHECSLTAPCFTFCTNVVKPDGCIDTFTCQEVGYFPRCVDKCTQEYYHCSAGDIGSVVAADTCPGETVFDPNESSCVKLSQCSIK